The proteins below are encoded in one region of Candidatus Hydrogenedentota bacterium:
- a CDS encoding MotA/TolQ/ExbB proton channel family protein: protein MDPITIMGIIGGFSAILLSAILEGTHLGSLFHPAAMLLIGGGTLGATSACFSMPEMMGLFSSTLETIRKPSTDPKELYQAFSEMATVARREGVLALEQLSTRYKNDFLRRGIQLLVDGTAPELLKDILTSALATEETRLKTQASIYAAAGGFAPTMGIIGTVIGLFHVLGNLSEPEKLGHSIAGAFLATLYGIGLANLVLLPLGKKIGFRAHQEVELGMITIEGLISIQSGDNPRTVQQKILSLIPRAEHGHLGAMPSDDGEK from the coding sequence ATGGATCCGATAACCATTATGGGCATCATCGGCGGGTTTTCCGCCATTCTGCTCTCGGCGATTCTGGAAGGCACCCATCTCGGGTCCCTGTTCCACCCGGCGGCCATGCTGCTGATCGGCGGCGGGACCCTGGGAGCAACCTCGGCCTGCTTTTCCATGCCGGAGATGATGGGGCTCTTTTCCTCCACCCTGGAGACCATCCGGAAGCCCTCTACCGATCCCAAAGAGCTGTATCAGGCATTCTCTGAAATGGCCACGGTCGCCCGCCGCGAGGGCGTGCTCGCGTTGGAGCAGCTTTCCACCCGCTATAAGAACGACTTCCTCCGGCGTGGAATTCAACTGCTCGTCGACGGAACGGCGCCCGAGCTGCTCAAGGACATTCTCACGTCGGCCCTGGCGACGGAAGAGACCCGGCTCAAGACCCAGGCGAGCATCTACGCCGCCGCGGGTGGATTCGCCCCGACCATGGGCATCATCGGCACCGTAATCGGCCTCTTTCACGTGTTGGGAAATCTTTCCGAGCCTGAAAAGCTCGGCCACTCCATCGCGGGCGCCTTCCTGGCCACGCTCTATGGTATCGGTCTGGCCAACCTCGTACTGCTGCCCCTCGGGAAGAAGATCGGTTTTCGCGCCCATCAGGAAGTCGAGCTGGGGATGATCACCATCGAGGGGCTTATCAGCATTCAGAGCGGCGACAATCCCCGGACTGTCCAGCAAAAGATTCTGTCCCTCATCCCCCGAGCGGAGCACGGTCACCTTGGGGCGATGCCGTCCGACGACGGTGAGAAATAG